The following proteins are co-located in the Oncorhynchus masou masou isolate Uvic2021 unplaced genomic scaffold, UVic_Omas_1.1 unplaced_scaffold_1574, whole genome shotgun sequence genome:
- the LOC135531290 gene encoding THUMP domain-containing protein 1-like, whose amino-acid sequence MSEAQDLRKRSKKRYGGGHRSKKYKGSRELEVGMQGVLITCNMNERKCTAEAFNLLNEYADQLYGPENFKEPEESSSEEEEDEDVEAALKKEVKQLKASSGKRQRRFQAMDSGANNVIFIKTRNLDPEKLVHHILSDLHITKKNKSRVILRMLPVSGTCKAFQEDMDKYLSVFLEPWFKAPNQGSYQIAFKARNSSHNKRDDIIKALAGLVGKMNPKNKVDLTTPELTIIVEVIKSVCCVSVVRDYTLYRKYNLQEVAKEEGPKDGKQEKVTTNQEEIKSNQEEKDEKQEEKDGKQEEKDGKQEEKDGKQEEKDGKQEEIKSNQEEKDGKQEEIKSNQEEKDGKQEEGKDAPKTDREGNGEEEK is encoded by the exons ATGTCCGAAGCACAAGACTTGAGAAAGCGCAGTAAGAAACGTTATGGCGGCGGACACCGGAGTAAGAAGTACAAGGGTTCCCGGGAGCTCGAGGTGGGCATGCAAGGTGTCCTCATCACCTGCAATATGAACGAGAGGAAATGCACCGCGGAAGCCTTCAACCTGCTGAACGAATACGCCGACCAACTCTACGGACCTGAGAAT TTTAAGGAACCCGAGGAGAGCAGTagcgaggaagaggaggatgaagatgtGGAGGCGGCTCTGAAGAAGGAGGTGAAGCAGCTCAAAGCGTCGTCGGGGAAACGGCAGCGGCGCTTTCAGGCCATGGACAGCGGGGCCAACAACGTCATCTTCATCAAGACCAGGAACCTCG accctgAGAAGCTGGTGCATCACATCCTGTCAGACCTCCACATCACCAAGAAGAACAAGTCACGAGTCATCCTCAGAATGCTGCCG GTGAGTGGAACGTGCAAGGCGTTCCAGGAGGACATGGATAAGTACCTGAGTGTGTTCTTAGAGCCGTGGTTTAAAGCCCCCAACCAGGGCAGCTACCAGATCGCCTTCAAGGCTCGGAACAGCTCCCACAACAAGAGGGATGACATCATCAAGGCCCTGGCAG GCCTGGTGGGGAAGATGAATCCTAAAAACAAGGTTGACCTGACCACCCCTGAGCTCACCATCATCGTCGAGGTCATCAAGAGTGTGTGCTGCGTCAGCGTCGTCAGGGACTACACTCTATACAGGAAGTACAACCTGCAGGAGGTAGCCAAGGAGGAGGGGCCTAAAGATGGGAAACAGGAAAAGGTCACCACAAATCAGGAAGAGATCAAGTCGAACCAGGAAGAGAAggatgagaaacaggaagagaaggaTGGGAAACAGGAAGAGAAGGATGGGAAACAGGAAGAGAAGGATGGGAAACAGGAAGAGAAGGATGGGAAACAGGAAGAGATCAAGTCGAACCAGGAAGAGAAGGATGGGAAACAGGAAGAGATCAAGTCGAACCAGGAAGAGAAGGATGGAAAGCAGGAAGAGGGAAAGGATGCCCCAAAAACAGATCGGGAAGGAAATGGGGAGGAAGAGAAGTAG